In Electrophorus electricus isolate fEleEle1 chromosome 6, fEleEle1.pri, whole genome shotgun sequence, a single genomic region encodes these proteins:
- the c6h9orf78 gene encoding telomere length and silencing protein 1 homolog, with protein MPAGRNLRRREESSDEDESDEVTAEVRAKLDEAKELQSLRKRQSGISLATLLVGEKLPLEAEIEDDPFKLKTGGVVDMKKVKDRNRDRTEDEDDLNLGTSFSAETNRRDEDADMMKYIETELKKKKGLVEAEEQKVKAKNAEDLLYELPENIRVNSAKKTEEMLSNQMLSGIPEVDLGIDAKIKNIISTEEAKAKLMAEQRNKKKDSGTSFVPTNIAVNYVQHNRFYHEDVNAPHRRHREEPKARPLRVGDTEKPAPEKSPPNYRKRPNNEKATDDYHYEKFKKMNRRY; from the exons ATGCCAGCCGGGAGGAATttgaggagaagagaagagtctTCGGATGAAGATGAATCAGACGAAGTAACTGCTGAAGTCAG AGCAAAACTGGATGAAGCAAAAGAGCTCCAAAGTTTGCGGAAAAGGCAGAGCGGTATAAG TTTAGCAACGTTGCTTGTGGGAGAGAAGCTACCATTAGAGGCGGAGATAGAG gatgATCCGTTTAAACTCAAGACTGGAGGTGTTGTGGACATGAAGAAAGTGAAAGACAGAAACCGAGATAG AACAGAGGATGAAGATGACCTGAACCTGGGGACCTCTTTCTctgcagagacaaacagaagagaTGAAGATgcagatat GATGAAGTACATTGAAACAGagctgaagaaaaagaagggatTGGTAGAGGCAGAGGAACAGAAGGTGAAAGCGAAGAACGCAGAGGATCTCCTATATGAGCTGCCGGAGAACATCCGTGTGAACTCTGCCAAGAAGACGGAAGAGATGCTGTCCAATCAGATGCTTAGTGGCATCCCAGAGGTGGACCTGGGAATAGA TGCAAAGATAAAAAACATAATCAGTACAGAGGAAGCCAAAGCAAAGCTGATGGCTGAACAAAGGAACAAGAAGAAAGACAGTGGCACCTCCTTTGTTCCCACCAACATCGCTGTGAACTATGTGCAGCACAACCGCT TCTACCACGAAGATGTGAATGCACCCCACAGACGTCACAGAGAAGAGCCCAAAGCCAGACCACTGCGCGTAGGAGACACAGAAAAACCAGCTCCAGAGA AATCACCACCCAACTACCGCAAAAGACCAAACAATGAGAAGGCTACAGATGACTATCACTATGAGAAATTCAAGAAGATGAACAGAAGATACTGA